The DNA segment CGAGAGCCTGGATGGAAGGAGCGAAATCGGCAATGCGGCGGAGCACCTGGTCGACCGAGACATAGGTGCCGTCCTTGAGGTGCCAGGTGTCAGGGTTGTGACAATAGGTACAGCGCAGCAAGCAACCCGAGAGAAACAGCACCAGGCGCAGACCGGGACCGTCGTAGCGCGACGACGTTTCGTAGGAATGGCAATAACCGAACGAACCGAGTTCGTCCTTGATCTTGTCCTCGTCGGGCGCGTCGGGCGAAACCCCGACCCGGAGGTCGTAACGACTTCCGGGCTCCAGTGCCTGCACCGTCGACATGGCGCACCTCCGTCAAATCTGGCCGTGGAAGGTACGGCTGATCACGTCTCGCTGCTGCTCCGGCGTCAACCGGACGAAGTTCACCGCGTAACCCGAGACCCGGATCGTGAGCTGCGGGTATTTGTCCGGGTTCTTCATCGCGTCCTCGAGCGTCTCCTTGTCGATCACGTTCAGGTTCATGTGGAAGCCGCCGCGATCGAAATAGACGTCGAAGGCCTTAACCGCTTCGTCCAGCAATTGGCTCTCCGACAGGTGCGCTTTTTGCGGCGCGACGGAGACGGTGTAGCTGATGCCGTCCAGCGAATCCTTGTAGGGAAGCTTTGCGACCGAAAGGCAGGAGGCCAACCAGCCATGGCTGTCGCGCCCATGCATCGGGTTGGCGCCAGGCCCGAACGGCTCGCCCTTGCGCCGTCCGTCTGGAGTATTTCCGGTGGCCTTGCCGTAGACGACATTGGAGGTGATCGTCAGCACGCTCTGAGTGTGCGTCGCGTTCCGGTAGGTCGGATGCTTGCGGATCTTCTCCATGAAGCTGGTAACCATGCTGGAGGCGATCAGATCGACCCGATCGTCGTTGTTGCCGAACTGCGGCGTCGATTGGTTGCCTTCGTTCTGATAGTCGACAATCAGGCCCGTGGCGTCGCGCGTGACGCGCATCTTCCCGTACTTGATCGCGCTCAGACTGTCGGCAACCACTGAAAGCCCCGCGATCCCGAACGCCATCGTTCGCAGGATGTCGCGGTCATGCAGCGCCATTTCGAGACGTTCGTAGAAATACTTGTCGTGCATGTAGTGAATGCAGTTCATGGCGTGCACGTAGGTCTTGGCCAGCCATTCCATCGTGGTGTCGAACTTGGCCATGACGTCGTCGTAGTCGAGGAAGTCGCCGACAACAGGCATTGTTCGCGGGGCGACCTGATCTCCGGAGACCTCGTCGCGGCCGCCATTGATGGCATAAAGCAGTGCTTTGGCGAAATTGACGCGAGCTCCGAAGAACTGCATTTGCTTGCCCAGCCGCATCGCCGAGACGCAACAGGCGATACCGTAATCGTCACCCCAGAACGGCCTCATCAAATCGTCGTTCTCGTATTGCAGCGACGACGTGTCCTTGCTGACCTTGACGCAGTAGCGCTTGAACGGCGCCGGCATATGATTTGACCAGAGCACTGTAATATTTGGCTCCGGCGCAGGCCCGAGGTTGTAGAGCGTGTGCAGCATGCGGTAGCTGCTCTTGGTGACGAGCGTGCGCCCATCGAGATCCATGCCGCCGACACACTCGGTCGCCCAGTAGGGGTCGCCGCTGAACAGCGCGTCATAGTCGGGCGTGCGGAGGAAGCGCACGATGCGCAGCTTCTGCACCAGCTGGTCCCACAGCTCCTGGGCGCGCTTTTCGTCCAGAGCACCTGCTTTCAAGTCACGCTCGATGTAGATATCGAGAAAGCTCGAGATGCGGCCAATCGACATCGCTGCACCATTGGCTTCCTTGATGGCGCCGAGATAGGCGAAATAGGTCCACTGGAATGCCTCCTGGGCGTTTGTGGCTGGCTTGGAAATGTCGCAGTCATAAAGCTTCGCCATCGACGCGAGATCCTCGAGCGCACGGATTTGCTCGGACAGCTCCTCGCGCTGTCGGATGATCTCGTCGGTCGGCCACATGTCGTCGATCTGCGCTCGTTCGGCGTGCTTTACTTGGATGAGGCGATCGACTCCATAGAGTGCCACGCGGCGATAGTCGCCGATGATGCGGCCGCGGCCGTAGGCGTCAGGAAGTCCGGTAATGATGCCGGACCGGCGGCAATTCATGATCTCTGGCGTATAGGCGTCGAAGACGCCGTCGTTGTGCGATCTGCGGTACTTGGTGAAGGTCTCATGCACCGCTGGATCCGGTTCAAAGCCGGCGGCCTTGATGCCGGCCTCGACCATTCTCAAACCGCCGAACGGAAAGATGGCACGCTTGAACGGCTGGTCGGTCTGAAGTCCCACGACGACTTCATTGTCACGGTCGATGTAACCGGCCTTGTGGGCCAGCAAGGTGGAAGGCGTCTTGGTATCGACCGCCAGAACACCCTTTTTCCTTTCGTCCGCGAAGTATGGCTGTAGTTTCGCCCAAACGGCCTTTGTGCGCTGCGATACCCCGGCCAGGAAGTCCTCGTTGCCGGTGTAAGGCGTAGCATTCCGGACGATGAAATCGCGAACGTTGATCGACGTGCACCAATCGCCGGGCCGGAAACCTCTCCGGAAATCGCCGACATCCCCTTCCTTCCTAAGAGCCGCGCTCGCTTTCATGGACGCCTCCATCGATTATGCTTTGATTGGTTTAGCTTCATGGCCCGACGCCAGGAGCAGACTGCATTCAACGCATGCCGAATGAAGCATTAGGAAACGATGCCGCCGGCTTCTATTGATCTAAATCAAGCCGTCGCAACTCGAGCTGCCGGAGCGTGCATTGCTAACCGGGCAGCGCACGCGCGTCAGGCGGCCAGAGTCTATCAGTGTGCGGTCTTGGCTATCAGCAACGGCAGCAGCAACCGACACCTCATGTGCGCCTGGAGGTTTGGATGGACAATTCGTCATCGCCAAGTAGTTCTATCGATTTCCATCGTGGAGGTGACACAAGATGGATCATCCGCTCAGACGCCCAGAAGAAATTCTCGCCTATCGGCCGCTGAAGCAGATTCTAAAATCGGGAAATGTGTGGGCTGTCGCCTCGGCGGACACTGTGCAGACGGCCGTGCGGATCATGGAAGAGAAGAATATCGGGTTCCTCGTCGTTCTCGAGAAGGACGCGATCGTCGGTGTTGTGTCCGAACGCGATTGCCTCAGGCGCGTGGTGCTGGCTGGGAAGACGCCGCAGGCGACCGCGGTCAAGGACATCATGGTCGAAAACGTCGTCAAGGTCGGGATCGAGGATACCTTCGCCGAATGTCTGAGGCTGATGCACGCCCACGGGATTCGTCATCTGCCGGTTCTCGAGAAAGGCAGGTTGGTCGGCGTGGTCTCGATCCGTGACCTACTGCGCGAGGTGGTCGAACATCACGCCAGGATCATCGGCGAGCTCGAGCGCGAACGCATGACGATGCTCACATCAACAGTCTGAGGTTACCCCGATCCGGTACAATTGGGAGTGTCGCCATGAATCTTCTGATCGTGCTGGCCGCTCTGGTCTTCCTCATGCTTGTCGCCTATCGCGGCTACAGCGTCATCCTGTTCGCGCCGGTCGCCGCGATGGGGGCGGTGTTGCTGACCGATCCCTCGCTAGTACCGCCGCTGTTTTCTAGTGTCTTCATGGAGAAGATGGTCGGTTTCGTCAAAAACTATTTCCCGGTGTTCATGCTCGGGGCCGTCTTTGGCAAGGTCATTGAACTTTCGGGTTTCTCGAAATCGATCGTGTCGGCCGTGATCGGAGTGCTCGGGCGAGAGCGCGCAGTCCTGTCCATTGTCATCGTCTGCGCAATTCTGACCTATGGCGGCGTATCACTGTTCGTCGTCGTCTTTGCGGTTTATCCGTTTGCCGCTGAGATGTTTCGCCAGGGGGAGATTCCGAAACGGCTCATCCCAGCCACTATCGCGCTCGGCGCCTTCAGTTTTACGATGGATGCCCTGCCGGGAACGCCGCAAATCCAGAACATCATTCCGACCACTTTCTTCAACACGACCACATGGGCTGCGCCGATCCTCGGCGTGATCGGCAGCGTTTTCGTGTTCGTCACGGGCATTGCCTATATCGAGAACCGCCGCGGCGCCGCGCAAAGAAACGGAGAAGGTTATGGCGCCGAGCTTCTCAACGAGCCGGAGCCGTTCGAGGAGAAGGAATTGCCAAACCCCTGGATCGCGCTATCGCCGCTGGTCGTGGTCGGGGTTGCAAACTTCATATTGACGAAACTGGTGCCTCGTGCTTACGGCGCAACGCATGAGGTAACGCTGAGCGGCCACGCGATCGCGACGAAGATCGGTCCAGTGGCGGCGATCTGGGCGGTTGAAGGTGCCCTGCTGCTCGGCATCCTGGCGGTGTTCGTCTTTGCCTGGCGGCCCGTGCTGACGAAGTTCGCGGATGGCAGCAAGGCAGCCGTTGCGGGAGCGCTGTTGGCGTCGCTCAACACGGCCTCCGAGTACGGATTCGGCGGGGTGATTGCGCTGTTGCCGGGCTTCGAGATGGTCTCTGCCGCGCTCAAAGCGATTCCCAATCCGCTGGTCAACGAGGCCATCACAGTGACGGTGCTCGCCGGTATCACCGGCTCGGCTTCCGGGGGGATGAGCATCGCTTTGGCCGCGATGTCCGATACTTTCATCGCCGCCGCGCAGGCCGCAAGTATTCCGCTCGATGTCTTCCATCGTGTCGCAGCCATGGCGAGCGGCGGCATGGATACCTTGCCGCACAACGGAGCTGTCATCACGTTGCTTGCGGTCACGGGACTCACTCACCGGCAGGCCTATAAGGACGTGTTCGTGATTACGCTGACAAAGACTGCGGCGGTCTTCGTTGTCATTGCGTTTTTCTATTTGACTGGAATGTACTGAGAGAGCAGCAGCGAGCCGAACGTCCATGATCCGATGATGAAGGTAAACACAGCAAAAGCCCCTAGCCATAATGCTTTCAAAGATCATGAAGCAATCGCGGGACGTCAAGCTATGATGAGGAGTTGGCATGGCTGAAATCAATAAACTCTCCGTAAAGAAAGCGCTTGAAAAGCTGCGTGGGAGCGATCGGCCGAAATCAAAAAACGATCGGCTCGATGAAAAAGATGCGCAGCTTGATGAAAAGATAAAGCGCATGACGGAGCAGCGATTGCGCCTTGAACGTCACCGACGCAACCGGAAGTGAGCGACAGCGCTCGGCGGCGAAAGCACAGCTCTCATCGGAAACATGCTAGGCTGTGCCCCGCAAAATTGCTCCCTAATGAAGGCTCAGCCTTTTGATCGATTGAATGACGCAGCCATTTTGGACGTGAGTTGGGTTGCGTCGTCGGCGGCCGATCTCAACTGTGACTGAAAGTACTCGGCTTGAACGCGAAAGGCTTCCTGAAAGTCCTTGACGCGCAGGAGCTTGTCAACGAAGGCATGATTGGCGGCCACTTGTCTTTCTACGTACGCCTTGAACGCAGCGCCAACTTGATCTTCCTTCGCATTCGGAAAAACTCCGCACCGTCTTCTCAAATAGATCGAAGTAGCTCTGCGTTGCCGTCCGTGATTTTTCGACAGTATCGATCATCATCGAGCGGACCGCCTCCAAGGGGTTGTTTTCGGCTTCCATGGTGTTCTCTCCATTCCGGTTCCGGATATACAAGTGCTGGATGAATGCCACATCGAGGGTTGATCTAGATCAAGAGGATTGATCCAGATCAAAGCCCGGTTGATTTGGATCAAGCCCATTGCTGCGAAAATGGTTGCCATCATCCGTGTTGAGCCGGATGCCGGTCTCGGTCGGATTTTCCGCCATCTCACTCAGTACGGAGCCGGCGTCATGCAACCTTTGCTCAAGGAAATCCGGCAGACCCCTTTGCTCTGGATGCTGGTCTTCGTACCTACCGTGCTAGTAGCTGAAGCGGCGACGCCGCATTCTCATACCTTGTTGTTTGTGCTGGCCGTGCTCGCCATCGTGCCGCTGGCCGCCCTGCTGAGCCACGCGACCGAAGCGGTCGCCGCCAAGACCGGCGATGCCGTTGGCGGATTGCTCAATGCCACGCTTGGCAATCTTACGGAACTGATAATCGCCATCACGGCGCTGCGCGCCGGCCAGTACATGCTGGTGAAGGCGTCGATCGCGGGCGCAATTGTCACTAATGCGCTGTTCATGCTCGGCGCATGCCTGCTGATCGGCGGATTGCGTTACCACGTCCAGGAGTTTAACCGGTCCGGCGGGCGGCTCTATTCCGGGCTGTTGCTGATGGCGACCGTTGCGCTGCTCGCCCCGTCGGCGGTCGCCGATCTCGACCTCGCGGAGGGCGAGGCTATCATGCGGAAGCTCAGCATCGGCCTCGCCATCCTGCTCATCGTCGCCTATGGCCTCGGCCTGCTGTTTTCGCTAAAGACCCACAAGGAGCTGTTCGCAGGCGCCGAGCATGGTGCGGACGAGGCGCACTGGCCGATTGGCCTTGCGGTCTGGACGCTGCTCGTCGTCACCGTGTTGGTTGCGCTGGTCAGCGAGATCTTTGTGGAGTCCGTGCAGAAGGCCGCGGAGACATTTGGGATGAGCCCGGCCTTCGTCGGGTTTATTATCGTCTCGTTGGTCGGTGCTGCCGCCGAGTTTGCCGTTGCATTTTCCGCGG comes from the Bradyrhizobium erythrophlei genome and includes:
- a CDS encoding GntP family permease; amino-acid sequence: MNLLIVLAALVFLMLVAYRGYSVILFAPVAAMGAVLLTDPSLVPPLFSSVFMEKMVGFVKNYFPVFMLGAVFGKVIELSGFSKSIVSAVIGVLGRERAVLSIVIVCAILTYGGVSLFVVVFAVYPFAAEMFRQGEIPKRLIPATIALGAFSFTMDALPGTPQIQNIIPTTFFNTTTWAAPILGVIGSVFVFVTGIAYIENRRGAAQRNGEGYGAELLNEPEPFEEKELPNPWIALSPLVVVGVANFILTKLVPRAYGATHEVTLSGHAIATKIGPVAAIWAVEGALLLGILAVFVFAWRPVLTKFADGSKAAVAGALLASLNTASEYGFGGVIALLPGFEMVSAALKAIPNPLVNEAITVTVLAGITGSASGGMSIALAAMSDTFIAAAQAASIPLDVFHRVAAMASGGMDTLPHNGAVITLLAVTGLTHRQAYKDVFVITLTKTAAVFVVIAFFYLTGMY
- the pflB gene encoding formate C-acetyltransferase; translation: MKASAALRKEGDVGDFRRGFRPGDWCTSINVRDFIVRNATPYTGNEDFLAGVSQRTKAVWAKLQPYFADERKKGVLAVDTKTPSTLLAHKAGYIDRDNEVVVGLQTDQPFKRAIFPFGGLRMVEAGIKAAGFEPDPAVHETFTKYRRSHNDGVFDAYTPEIMNCRRSGIITGLPDAYGRGRIIGDYRRVALYGVDRLIQVKHAERAQIDDMWPTDEIIRQREELSEQIRALEDLASMAKLYDCDISKPATNAQEAFQWTYFAYLGAIKEANGAAMSIGRISSFLDIYIERDLKAGALDEKRAQELWDQLVQKLRIVRFLRTPDYDALFSGDPYWATECVGGMDLDGRTLVTKSSYRMLHTLYNLGPAPEPNITVLWSNHMPAPFKRYCVKVSKDTSSLQYENDDLMRPFWGDDYGIACCVSAMRLGKQMQFFGARVNFAKALLYAINGGRDEVSGDQVAPRTMPVVGDFLDYDDVMAKFDTTMEWLAKTYVHAMNCIHYMHDKYFYERLEMALHDRDILRTMAFGIAGLSVVADSLSAIKYGKMRVTRDATGLIVDYQNEGNQSTPQFGNNDDRVDLIASSMVTSFMEKIRKHPTYRNATHTQSVLTITSNVVYGKATGNTPDGRRKGEPFGPGANPMHGRDSHGWLASCLSVAKLPYKDSLDGISYTVSVAPQKAHLSESQLLDEAVKAFDVYFDRGGFHMNLNVIDKETLEDAMKNPDKYPQLTIRVSGYAVNFVRLTPEQQRDVISRTFHGQI
- a CDS encoding phasin family protein, whose translation is MRRRCGVFPNAKEDQVGAAFKAYVERQVAANHAFVDKLLRVKDFQEAFRVQAEYFQSQLRSAADDATQLTSKMAASFNRSKG
- a CDS encoding CBS domain-containing protein gives rise to the protein MDHPLRRPEEILAYRPLKQILKSGNVWAVASADTVQTAVRIMEEKNIGFLVVLEKDAIVGVVSERDCLRRVVLAGKTPQATAVKDIMVENVVKVGIEDTFAECLRLMHAHGIRHLPVLEKGRLVGVVSIRDLLREVVEHHARIIGELERERMTMLTSTV
- the cax gene encoding calcium/proton exchanger; translation: MQPLLKEIRQTPLLWMLVFVPTVLVAEAATPHSHTLLFVLAVLAIVPLAALLSHATEAVAAKTGDAVGGLLNATLGNLTELIIAITALRAGQYMLVKASIAGAIVTNALFMLGACLLIGGLRYHVQEFNRSGGRLYSGLLLMATVALLAPSAVADLDLAEGEAIMRKLSIGLAILLIVAYGLGLLFSLKTHKELFAGAEHGADEAHWPIGLAVWTLLVVTVLVALVSEIFVESVQKAAETFGMSPAFVGFIIVSLVGAAAEFAVAFSAARKDRLDMSVSIALGSASQIALFVAPALVLLSYVVGPSPMSLQFWPGAVTMVMIATVTASFITSSGRSAWFIGALLIFIYAVFALTLYVVPPAGQGMG